From Hippoglossus stenolepis isolate QCI-W04-F060 chromosome 6, HSTE1.2, whole genome shotgun sequence, a single genomic window includes:
- the ptpn18 gene encoding tyrosine-protein phosphatase non-receptor type 18 has product MELLLSSLSDLDPDALELEYGAVRSHSTLIKRDLGLTTEAGALKENIKKNRYKDILPHDQTRVVLTLLTSDFDTDYINASFIKGAKADKSYIASQAPLSATVTDFWRMIWQHDVKVIVMACREVEMGKRKCDCYWAQLHQATAFGPFTVSSQGETQPNEDVVVRALTVTYQQLSRSLTQYQFLSWPDHDIPYEAAGVLDLLERVRESQRTCTSPVLIHCSAGCGRTGVICALDYIYDLLVTKPITTDFSIMKIVLELRRQRPSAVQTKDQYRFIFSSVACLIQRLLWPSGRQLYSNRPQLKKQDKETTVTPASCNKRSLRLSMNDTYAVVNKPKHPHPPPSKPTHSDVALPRSSRSMPQSHHYDNDPAGASAAPVYSCVRPRNTPLSLQLSATAIYDMASPSSHRPGGGLLSPGSNGEHHVAAAEQLSPTNDDYEEFSSSVTDTSGLCPPGGIGFNCRIQKPKGPRDPPAEWSRLER; this is encoded by the exons atggagctgctgctgtcctcGCTGAGCGACCTGGATCCTGACGCTCTGGAGCTGGAGTACGGC GCGGTGCGTTCACACTCCACGTTGATTAAGAGAGATCTGGGTTTAACCACTGAGGCTGGAGCTCTGAAGGAAAACATCAAGAAGAACAGATACAAAGACATCCTGCCAC atgacCAGACTCGAGTGGTGTTGACTCTGCTGACCTCAGATTTCGACACAGATTACATCAACGCAAGTTTTATCAAG GGGGCGAAAGCAGACAAGAGCTACATCGCCTCTCAGGCTCCTCTCAGCGCCACAGTGACTGACTTCTGGAGGATGATCTGGCAACATGACgtcaag GTGATAGTCATGGcctgcagagaggtggagatgGGGAAg AGGAAGTGTGACTGCTACTGGGCTCAGCTTCATCAGGCCACTGCATTCGGACCATTTACCGTCAGCAGC CAGGGGGAGACACAACCTAATGAAGATGTGGTGGTTCGAGCTCTGACTGTCACATACCAGCAG CTCAGCCGTTCACTGACTCAGTATCAGTTCCTGTCGTGGCCGGATCACGACATTCCCTACGAGGCTGCAGGAGTCCTGGACCTGctggagagggtgagagagagtcagagaacaTGCACGTCTCCTGTGCTGATAcactgcag tgcgGGCTGTGGGAGGACAGGAGTCATCTGTGCTCTTGACTACATCTATGACCTGCTGGTTACCAAG ccaatcacaactGACTTCAGCATCATGAAGATCGTCCTGGAGCTCCGGAGGCAGAGACCCTCAGCAGTCCAGACTAAA gatcAGTATCGGTTCATCTTCTCGTCCGTCGCCTGTTTGATCCAACGACTCCTGTGGCCGAGCGGTCGACAGCTCTACAGCAACCGGCCTCAG CTGAAGAAACAAGACAAGGAAACAACGGTGACTCCTGCTTCCTGCAACAAGAG ATCATTGAGGCTGAGCATGAATGATACGTACGCTGTGGTTAATAAACCCAAACATCCCCACCCACCTCCATCAAAACCCACCCACTCTGATGTAGCCCTGCCCAGATCCAGCAG GTCCATGCCCCAGTCCCACCACTATGATAACGACCCTGCAGGAGCGTCGGCGGCTCCCGTCTACAGCTGCGTCCGACCTCGAAATACACCACTCAGCCTACAGCTCTCTGCCACGGCCATCTATGACATGGCAAGTCCAAGCAGTCATAGGCCGGGGGGGGGACTTCTGTCGCCGGGTAGCAACGGAGAGCATCACGTGGCGGCAG CTGAACAACTTTCACCAACAAATGATGATTATGAAGAATTCTCCTCTTCAGTCACGGACACGTCCGGCCTctgtccaccagggggcatcG GGTTTAACTGTCGTATTCAGAAGCCCAAAGGACCCAGAGATCCTCCAGCTGAGTGGAGCCGACTGGAGAGATGA
- the gripap1 gene encoding GRIP1-associated protein 1 isoform X2 yields the protein MAMSQALSEEEFHRMQAQLLELRTQNYQLSDDLRKNTTELNAVRQKNVVLERDFVKAQKALNKSKKAQEVEALLSENEMLQGKLHSQEEDFRLQNSTLMTELSKLCTQIEQLEQENQELKEGGGASANTAPPNPASCPVDGELLRLQAENSTLQKKMKALQERYDKELPQRPGNQSATSETDGSAGANGVSDVTGRGEEPGAEGTNERLEQTEAQLQQTEKQLHGLSEKSVEKIVAKQAALGWSAALCPITHCFGPELEMALNTEQEEKRLLKEQIHHLEASKQSEITKLQEEITKLSDKLKKKQESFQRLQGEKEALYNDSRTKIDEINQRKEEDLKTLNVRIQKLQSDVMAANQISTELREQLQSKEREHELAVHILRDQIQTVKTQEMNLMREQQEALTSELQQRRAEQESMLAQRDDLDSQLQESSFANRKLLEQLTEEGQEKDKLLRDLDEAKKTAEKRKSMLDDMAIQLSQEKSDHKEALSDLKLQHEKEVLGVRARYEKELRGLHEDKNRSEEEIRQQLRDEKARTKELEGLQPKVEELQAQVQSMEGTKGWFERRLKEAEENIEKNSLEHQEEIKQLQKDHTLQLEEKQSEMEGLNQQLVEVEKQREEHGDTIGKLKQEIKDTVDGQRILEKKGSAALKDLKRQLQLERKRADKLQERLQEILTNSKTRTGLEELVLSEINSPSRTQQTGDSSSVSSFSYRDMMKEAQPTSQNKSGGGSPQSQRPAELSDDEVGELFQRLAEVQQEKWMLEEKVKHLEVSCSSMAEDICRKSAIIETYVMDSRIDVSGSAVGGHGGHGGHGGHGGFQGERGGLGSVLRDLVKPGDENLREMNKKLQNMLEEQLTKNMHLQKDLEVLSQELVRLSKETSPGGGAAGSG from the exons ATGGCCATGTCGCAGGCTCTGTCAGAGGAGGAGTTCCATCGGATGCAG gctcaGCTGTTGGAGCTGCGGACTCAGAACTATCAGCTGTCTGATGATCTCAGGAAGAACACGACAG AGCTGAACGCCGTCCGTCAGAAGAATGTGGTTCTGGAAAGAGATTTTGTCAAAGCACAGAAG GCTCTGAATAAGAGCAAGAAAGCTCAG GAGGTGGAAGCTCTGCTGAGCGAGAACGAGATGCTTCAAGGGAAACTTCACAGTCAGGAGGAAGATTTCAGACTCCAGAACAGCACGTTGATGACAGAACTGTCCAAG ctgTGTACACAGATCGAACAGCTGGAACAGGAGAaccaggagctgaaggagggaggaggagcctcTGCAAACACTGCCCCTCCAAACCCCGCCTCCTGTCCTGTTGATGGAGAACTGCTCCGCCTCCAGGCCGAAAACTCCACCCTCCAGAAGAAAATGAAAG CCCTCCAGGAGCGCTATGACAAAGAGCTGCCACAGAGACCGGGCAACCAAAGCGCTACCTCAGAGACGGACGGGTCAGCCGGCGCCAACGGCGTCTCTGATGTcacagggagaggggaggagccaGGAGCAGAGGGAACCAatgagagactggagcag ACAGAGGCTCAGCTgcaacaaacagagaaacagctcCATG GCCTGTCAGAGAAGAGCGTAGAGAAGATTGTAGCTAAGCAGGCAGCGCTAGGCTGGTCGGCTGCTCTCTGTCCAATAACTCACTGCTTTGGACCAGAGCTGGAGATGGCACTGAACactgagcaggaggagaagaggctgCTGAAGGAGCAGATCCACCACCTGGag GCATCCAAACAGTCTGAAATCACCAAACTGCAGGAAGAGATTACAAAG CTTTCTGACAAgttgaagaagaagcaggagag TTTTCAGCGTCTGCAGGGGGAAAAGGAGGCTCTGTACAACGACAGCAG gacaAAGATCGATGAGATCaaccagaggaaagaagaggatcTGAAGACTCTAAACGTCCGCATCCAGAAACTACAGTCAGATGTCATGGCAGCCAATCAG ATCTCAACGGagctcagagagcagctgcagagcaaaGAGAGGGAGCATGAACTGGCCGTGCACATTCTGAGagaccag ATCCAGACGGTGAAAACGCAGGAGATGAATCTGATGcgtgagcagcaggaggcgctgACGAGCGAGCTGCAGCAAAGACGCGCTGAACAGGAGAGTATGTTAGCTCAGAGAGACGACCTGGACTCCCAGCTGCAG gaGTCGAGTTttgcaaacaggaagttgttggaGCAGTTAACAGAAGAAGGACAAGAGAAGGATAAACTGCTGAGAGACCTGGACGAGGCCAagaag acggcagagaagaggaagtcCATGTTGGATGACATGGCCATTCAGCTGAGCCAGGAGAAGTCCGACCACAAGGAGGCGCTGTCAGACCTCAAACTGCAGCACGAGAAGGAG GTTCTGGGGGTGAGGGCTCGGTATGAGAAGGAGCTCAGAGGACTCCACGAAGATAAGAATCGCTCCGAGGAGGAGATCAGACAGCAGCTAAGAGATGAGAAG gctcGTACCAAAGAGCTGGAGGGGCTTCAGCCGAAGGTGGAGGAGTTACAGGCTCAGGTTCAGTCCATGGAGGGAACCAAAGGATGGTTCGAGAGACGACTCAAGGAGGCTGAG gagaACATAGAGAAGAACTCGCTCGAACATCAGGAGGAgatcaaacagctgcagaaagACCACACACTTCAGCtggag gagaagcagTCAGAGATGGAGGGACTGAaccagcagctggtggaggtggagaaacagagggaagaaCACGGCGACACCATCGGAAAACTCAAACAG GAGATCAAGGACACTGTGGACGGTCAGAGGATCTTGGAGAAGAAGGGAAGTGCAGCG ctgaagGATTTGAAGcggcagctgcagctggagaggaAGCGAGCGGACAAACTGCAGGAGCGACTTCAGGAGATACTGACCAACAGCAAGACAAGGACAG gtctggaggagctggtccTCTCGGAGATCAACAGTCCCAGTCGGACCCAGCAGACCGGAGACTcgtcctccgtctcctccttctcctACAGAGACATGATGAAGGAGGCTCAGCCGACCAGTCAGAACAAG tccGGAGGAGGAAGCCCTCAGTCTCAGCGTCCGGCTGAATTATCTGACGACGAGGTCGGAGAGTTGTTCCAGCGTCTCGCTGAGGTTCAGCAGGAGAAATGGATGCTGGAGGAGAAG gtGAAACATCTGGAGGTGAGCTGTTCGTCGATGGCGGAGGACATCTGCAGGAAGAGCGCCATCATAGAGACATATGTGATGGACAGCCGCatag ATGTGTCGGGCAGCGCCGTCGGAGGTCACGGAGGTCACGGAGGTCACGGAGGCCACGGAGGCttccagggagagagaggaggtctGGGTTCTGTCCTCAGAGACCTGGTGAAGCCGGGAGACGAGAACCTGAGAGAGATGAACAAGAAGCTGCAGAACATGCTGGAGGAACAACTGACCAAGAACATGCACCTGCAGAAG GACCTGGAGGTTTTGTCCCAGGAATTAGTCCGTCTCAGCAAAGAGACCAGTCCTGGAGGTGGTGCAGCCGGGTCGGGATGA
- the gripap1 gene encoding GRIP1-associated protein 1 isoform X1, translating into MAMSQALSEEEFHRMQAQLLELRTQNYQLSDDLRKNTTELNAVRQKNVVLERDFVKAQKALNKSKKAQEVEALLSENEMLQGKLHSQEEDFRLQNSTLMTELSKLCTQIEQLEQENQELKEGGGASANTAPPNPASCPVDGELLRLQAENSTLQKKMKALQERYDKELPQRPGNQSATSETDGSAGANGVSDVTGRGEEPGAEGTNERLEQTEAQLQQTEKQLHGLSEKSVEKIVAKQAALGWSAALCPITHCFGPELEMALNTEQEEKRLLKEQIHHLEASKQSEITKLQEEITKLSDKLKKKQESFQRLQGEKEALYNDSRTKIDEINQRKEEDLKTLNVRIQKLQSDVMAANQISTELREQLQSKEREHELAVHILRDQVANQSAVSQEQVDNILQENDALRTNLAALEQIQTVKTQEMNLMREQQEALTSELQQRRAEQESMLAQRDDLDSQLQESSFANRKLLEQLTEEGQEKDKLLRDLDEAKKTAEKRKSMLDDMAIQLSQEKSDHKEALSDLKLQHEKEVLGVRARYEKELRGLHEDKNRSEEEIRQQLRDEKARTKELEGLQPKVEELQAQVQSMEGTKGWFERRLKEAEENIEKNSLEHQEEIKQLQKDHTLQLEEKQSEMEGLNQQLVEVEKQREEHGDTIGKLKQEIKDTVDGQRILEKKGSAALKDLKRQLQLERKRADKLQERLQEILTNSKTRTGLEELVLSEINSPSRTQQTGDSSSVSSFSYRDMMKEAQPTSQNKSGGGSPQSQRPAELSDDEVGELFQRLAEVQQEKWMLEEKVKHLEVSCSSMAEDICRKSAIIETYVMDSRIDVSGSAVGGHGGHGGHGGHGGFQGERGGLGSVLRDLVKPGDENLREMNKKLQNMLEEQLTKNMHLQKDLEVLSQELVRLSKETSPGGGAAGSG; encoded by the exons ATGGCCATGTCGCAGGCTCTGTCAGAGGAGGAGTTCCATCGGATGCAG gctcaGCTGTTGGAGCTGCGGACTCAGAACTATCAGCTGTCTGATGATCTCAGGAAGAACACGACAG AGCTGAACGCCGTCCGTCAGAAGAATGTGGTTCTGGAAAGAGATTTTGTCAAAGCACAGAAG GCTCTGAATAAGAGCAAGAAAGCTCAG GAGGTGGAAGCTCTGCTGAGCGAGAACGAGATGCTTCAAGGGAAACTTCACAGTCAGGAGGAAGATTTCAGACTCCAGAACAGCACGTTGATGACAGAACTGTCCAAG ctgTGTACACAGATCGAACAGCTGGAACAGGAGAaccaggagctgaaggagggaggaggagcctcTGCAAACACTGCCCCTCCAAACCCCGCCTCCTGTCCTGTTGATGGAGAACTGCTCCGCCTCCAGGCCGAAAACTCCACCCTCCAGAAGAAAATGAAAG CCCTCCAGGAGCGCTATGACAAAGAGCTGCCACAGAGACCGGGCAACCAAAGCGCTACCTCAGAGACGGACGGGTCAGCCGGCGCCAACGGCGTCTCTGATGTcacagggagaggggaggagccaGGAGCAGAGGGAACCAatgagagactggagcag ACAGAGGCTCAGCTgcaacaaacagagaaacagctcCATG GCCTGTCAGAGAAGAGCGTAGAGAAGATTGTAGCTAAGCAGGCAGCGCTAGGCTGGTCGGCTGCTCTCTGTCCAATAACTCACTGCTTTGGACCAGAGCTGGAGATGGCACTGAACactgagcaggaggagaagaggctgCTGAAGGAGCAGATCCACCACCTGGag GCATCCAAACAGTCTGAAATCACCAAACTGCAGGAAGAGATTACAAAG CTTTCTGACAAgttgaagaagaagcaggagag TTTTCAGCGTCTGCAGGGGGAAAAGGAGGCTCTGTACAACGACAGCAG gacaAAGATCGATGAGATCaaccagaggaaagaagaggatcTGAAGACTCTAAACGTCCGCATCCAGAAACTACAGTCAGATGTCATGGCAGCCAATCAG ATCTCAACGGagctcagagagcagctgcagagcaaaGAGAGGGAGCATGAACTGGCCGTGCACATTCTGAGagaccag GTAGCCAATCAGAGTGCAGTCAGTCAGGAGCAGGTGGACAACATCCTGCAAGAGAACGATGCTCTGAGGACAAACCTAGCAGCTCTAGAACAG ATCCAGACGGTGAAAACGCAGGAGATGAATCTGATGcgtgagcagcaggaggcgctgACGAGCGAGCTGCAGCAAAGACGCGCTGAACAGGAGAGTATGTTAGCTCAGAGAGACGACCTGGACTCCCAGCTGCAG gaGTCGAGTTttgcaaacaggaagttgttggaGCAGTTAACAGAAGAAGGACAAGAGAAGGATAAACTGCTGAGAGACCTGGACGAGGCCAagaag acggcagagaagaggaagtcCATGTTGGATGACATGGCCATTCAGCTGAGCCAGGAGAAGTCCGACCACAAGGAGGCGCTGTCAGACCTCAAACTGCAGCACGAGAAGGAG GTTCTGGGGGTGAGGGCTCGGTATGAGAAGGAGCTCAGAGGACTCCACGAAGATAAGAATCGCTCCGAGGAGGAGATCAGACAGCAGCTAAGAGATGAGAAG gctcGTACCAAAGAGCTGGAGGGGCTTCAGCCGAAGGTGGAGGAGTTACAGGCTCAGGTTCAGTCCATGGAGGGAACCAAAGGATGGTTCGAGAGACGACTCAAGGAGGCTGAG gagaACATAGAGAAGAACTCGCTCGAACATCAGGAGGAgatcaaacagctgcagaaagACCACACACTTCAGCtggag gagaagcagTCAGAGATGGAGGGACTGAaccagcagctggtggaggtggagaaacagagggaagaaCACGGCGACACCATCGGAAAACTCAAACAG GAGATCAAGGACACTGTGGACGGTCAGAGGATCTTGGAGAAGAAGGGAAGTGCAGCG ctgaagGATTTGAAGcggcagctgcagctggagaggaAGCGAGCGGACAAACTGCAGGAGCGACTTCAGGAGATACTGACCAACAGCAAGACAAGGACAG gtctggaggagctggtccTCTCGGAGATCAACAGTCCCAGTCGGACCCAGCAGACCGGAGACTcgtcctccgtctcctccttctcctACAGAGACATGATGAAGGAGGCTCAGCCGACCAGTCAGAACAAG tccGGAGGAGGAAGCCCTCAGTCTCAGCGTCCGGCTGAATTATCTGACGACGAGGTCGGAGAGTTGTTCCAGCGTCTCGCTGAGGTTCAGCAGGAGAAATGGATGCTGGAGGAGAAG gtGAAACATCTGGAGGTGAGCTGTTCGTCGATGGCGGAGGACATCTGCAGGAAGAGCGCCATCATAGAGACATATGTGATGGACAGCCGCatag ATGTGTCGGGCAGCGCCGTCGGAGGTCACGGAGGTCACGGAGGTCACGGAGGCCACGGAGGCttccagggagagagaggaggtctGGGTTCTGTCCTCAGAGACCTGGTGAAGCCGGGAGACGAGAACCTGAGAGAGATGAACAAGAAGCTGCAGAACATGCTGGAGGAACAACTGACCAAGAACATGCACCTGCAGAAG GACCTGGAGGTTTTGTCCCAGGAATTAGTCCGTCTCAGCAAAGAGACCAGTCCTGGAGGTGGTGCAGCCGGGTCGGGATGA
- the gripap1 gene encoding GRIP1-associated protein 1 isoform X3, whose amino-acid sequence MAMSQALSEEEFHRMQAQLLELRTQNYQLSDDLRKNTTELNAVRQKNVVLERDFVKAQKALNKSKKAQEVEALLSENEMLQGKLHSQEEDFRLQNSTLMTELSKLCTQIEQLEQENQELKEGGGASANTAPPNPASCPVDGELLRLQAENSTLQKKMKALQERYDKELPQRPGNQSATSETDGSAGANGVSDVTGRGEEPGAEGTNERLEQTEAQLQQTEKQLHELEMALNTEQEEKRLLKEQIHHLEASKQSEITKLQEEITKLSDKLKKKQESFQRLQGEKEALYNDSRTKIDEINQRKEEDLKTLNVRIQKLQSDVMAANQISTELREQLQSKEREHELAVHILRDQVANQSAVSQEQVDNILQENDALRTNLAALEQIQTVKTQEMNLMREQQEALTSELQQRRAEQESMLAQRDDLDSQLQESSFANRKLLEQLTEEGQEKDKLLRDLDEAKKTAEKRKSMLDDMAIQLSQEKSDHKEALSDLKLQHEKEVLGVRARYEKELRGLHEDKNRSEEEIRQQLRDEKARTKELEGLQPKVEELQAQVQSMEGTKGWFERRLKEAEENIEKNSLEHQEEIKQLQKDHTLQLEEKQSEMEGLNQQLVEVEKQREEHGDTIGKLKQEIKDTVDGQRILEKKGSAALKDLKRQLQLERKRADKLQERLQEILTNSKTRTGLEELVLSEINSPSRTQQTGDSSSVSSFSYRDMMKEAQPTSQNKSGGGSPQSQRPAELSDDEVGELFQRLAEVQQEKWMLEEKVKHLEVSCSSMAEDICRKSAIIETYVMDSRIDVSGSAVGGHGGHGGHGGHGGFQGERGGLGSVLRDLVKPGDENLREMNKKLQNMLEEQLTKNMHLQKDLEVLSQELVRLSKETSPGGGAAGSG is encoded by the exons ATGGCCATGTCGCAGGCTCTGTCAGAGGAGGAGTTCCATCGGATGCAG gctcaGCTGTTGGAGCTGCGGACTCAGAACTATCAGCTGTCTGATGATCTCAGGAAGAACACGACAG AGCTGAACGCCGTCCGTCAGAAGAATGTGGTTCTGGAAAGAGATTTTGTCAAAGCACAGAAG GCTCTGAATAAGAGCAAGAAAGCTCAG GAGGTGGAAGCTCTGCTGAGCGAGAACGAGATGCTTCAAGGGAAACTTCACAGTCAGGAGGAAGATTTCAGACTCCAGAACAGCACGTTGATGACAGAACTGTCCAAG ctgTGTACACAGATCGAACAGCTGGAACAGGAGAaccaggagctgaaggagggaggaggagcctcTGCAAACACTGCCCCTCCAAACCCCGCCTCCTGTCCTGTTGATGGAGAACTGCTCCGCCTCCAGGCCGAAAACTCCACCCTCCAGAAGAAAATGAAAG CCCTCCAGGAGCGCTATGACAAAGAGCTGCCACAGAGACCGGGCAACCAAAGCGCTACCTCAGAGACGGACGGGTCAGCCGGCGCCAACGGCGTCTCTGATGTcacagggagaggggaggagccaGGAGCAGAGGGAACCAatgagagactggagcag ACAGAGGCTCAGCTgcaacaaacagagaaacagctcCATG AGCTGGAGATGGCACTGAACactgagcaggaggagaagaggctgCTGAAGGAGCAGATCCACCACCTGGag GCATCCAAACAGTCTGAAATCACCAAACTGCAGGAAGAGATTACAAAG CTTTCTGACAAgttgaagaagaagcaggagag TTTTCAGCGTCTGCAGGGGGAAAAGGAGGCTCTGTACAACGACAGCAG gacaAAGATCGATGAGATCaaccagaggaaagaagaggatcTGAAGACTCTAAACGTCCGCATCCAGAAACTACAGTCAGATGTCATGGCAGCCAATCAG ATCTCAACGGagctcagagagcagctgcagagcaaaGAGAGGGAGCATGAACTGGCCGTGCACATTCTGAGagaccag GTAGCCAATCAGAGTGCAGTCAGTCAGGAGCAGGTGGACAACATCCTGCAAGAGAACGATGCTCTGAGGACAAACCTAGCAGCTCTAGAACAG ATCCAGACGGTGAAAACGCAGGAGATGAATCTGATGcgtgagcagcaggaggcgctgACGAGCGAGCTGCAGCAAAGACGCGCTGAACAGGAGAGTATGTTAGCTCAGAGAGACGACCTGGACTCCCAGCTGCAG gaGTCGAGTTttgcaaacaggaagttgttggaGCAGTTAACAGAAGAAGGACAAGAGAAGGATAAACTGCTGAGAGACCTGGACGAGGCCAagaag acggcagagaagaggaagtcCATGTTGGATGACATGGCCATTCAGCTGAGCCAGGAGAAGTCCGACCACAAGGAGGCGCTGTCAGACCTCAAACTGCAGCACGAGAAGGAG GTTCTGGGGGTGAGGGCTCGGTATGAGAAGGAGCTCAGAGGACTCCACGAAGATAAGAATCGCTCCGAGGAGGAGATCAGACAGCAGCTAAGAGATGAGAAG gctcGTACCAAAGAGCTGGAGGGGCTTCAGCCGAAGGTGGAGGAGTTACAGGCTCAGGTTCAGTCCATGGAGGGAACCAAAGGATGGTTCGAGAGACGACTCAAGGAGGCTGAG gagaACATAGAGAAGAACTCGCTCGAACATCAGGAGGAgatcaaacagctgcagaaagACCACACACTTCAGCtggag gagaagcagTCAGAGATGGAGGGACTGAaccagcagctggtggaggtggagaaacagagggaagaaCACGGCGACACCATCGGAAAACTCAAACAG GAGATCAAGGACACTGTGGACGGTCAGAGGATCTTGGAGAAGAAGGGAAGTGCAGCG ctgaagGATTTGAAGcggcagctgcagctggagaggaAGCGAGCGGACAAACTGCAGGAGCGACTTCAGGAGATACTGACCAACAGCAAGACAAGGACAG gtctggaggagctggtccTCTCGGAGATCAACAGTCCCAGTCGGACCCAGCAGACCGGAGACTcgtcctccgtctcctccttctcctACAGAGACATGATGAAGGAGGCTCAGCCGACCAGTCAGAACAAG tccGGAGGAGGAAGCCCTCAGTCTCAGCGTCCGGCTGAATTATCTGACGACGAGGTCGGAGAGTTGTTCCAGCGTCTCGCTGAGGTTCAGCAGGAGAAATGGATGCTGGAGGAGAAG gtGAAACATCTGGAGGTGAGCTGTTCGTCGATGGCGGAGGACATCTGCAGGAAGAGCGCCATCATAGAGACATATGTGATGGACAGCCGCatag ATGTGTCGGGCAGCGCCGTCGGAGGTCACGGAGGTCACGGAGGTCACGGAGGCCACGGAGGCttccagggagagagaggaggtctGGGTTCTGTCCTCAGAGACCTGGTGAAGCCGGGAGACGAGAACCTGAGAGAGATGAACAAGAAGCTGCAGAACATGCTGGAGGAACAACTGACCAAGAACATGCACCTGCAGAAG GACCTGGAGGTTTTGTCCCAGGAATTAGTCCGTCTCAGCAAAGAGACCAGTCCTGGAGGTGGTGCAGCCGGGTCGGGATGA